Proteins encoded together in one Eubalaena glacialis isolate mEubGla1 chromosome 7, mEubGla1.1.hap2.+ XY, whole genome shotgun sequence window:
- the C7H3orf18 gene encoding uncharacterized protein C3orf18 homolog isoform X1 — MDSRIPSARSWVSSHPPISEPDLEPATDGPASETTTLSPEATSFNNTRIPDVAGGTAGVGTMLLSFGIITVIGLAVAMVLYIRKKKRLEKLRHQLMPMYNFDPTEEQDELEQELLEHGRDTASVQATAAVQATQAKTHCTRPGQGSPGIQPGSVPIAWSPWKLHWPL, encoded by the exons ATGGACTCCAGGATCCCATCTGCTAGGAGCTGGGTCAGCAGCCACCCACCCATCTCTGAACCTGACCTGGAGCCTGCCACAGATGGGCCAGCTTCCGAGACCACCACACTCAGCCCAGAAGCCACCAGCTTTAATAACACCAGAATCCCTGACGTGGCTGGTGGCACAGCCGGCGTGGGCACAATGCTTCTGTCCTTTGGGATCATCACAGTGATTGGCCTGGCTGTGGCCATG GTTTTgtacatcaggaagaagaagag GCTGGAGAAGCTGCGCCACCAGCTCATGCCTATGTACAACTTCGACCCCACGGAGGAGCAAGATGAACTGGAGCAGGAGCTGCTGGAGCATGGGCGGGACACTGCCTCCGTGCAGGCCACCGCCGCTGTGCAGGCCACGCAGGCCAAG ACTCACTGCACAAGGCCAGGCCAGGGCAGCCCTGGGATCCAGCCTGGCTCTGTCCCGATAGCCTGGTCACCTTGGAAGCTCCactggcctctctga